A window from Theropithecus gelada isolate Dixy chromosome 1, Tgel_1.0, whole genome shotgun sequence encodes these proteins:
- the TACSTD2 gene encoding tumor-associated calcium signal transducer 2 has protein sequence MARGPGLAPPPLRLPLLLLLLAAVTGHTAAQDNCTCPTNKMTVCSPDGPGGRCQCRALGSGVAVDCSTLTSKCLLLKARMSAPKNARTLVRPNEHALVDNDGLYDPDCDPEGRFKARQCNQTSVCWCVNSVGVRRTDKGDLSLRCDELVRTHHILIDLRHRPTAGAFNHSDLDAELRRLFRERYRLHPKFVAAVHYEQPTIQIELRQNTSQKAAGDVDIGDAAYYFERDVKGESLFQGRGGLDLRVRGEPLQVERTLIYYLDEIPPKFSMKRLTAGLIAVIVVVVVALVAGVAVLVITNRRKSGKYKKVEIKELGELRKEPSL, from the coding sequence ATGGCTCGGGGCCCCGGCCTCGCGCCGCCACCGCTGCGGctcccactgctgctgctgctgctggcggCGGTGACCGGCCACACTGCCGCGCAGGACAACTGCACGTGTCCCACCAACAAGATGACCGTGTGCAGCCCCGACGGCCCCGGTGGCCGCTGCCAGTGCCGCGCGCTGGGCTCGGGCGTGGCGGTCGACTGCTCCACGCTGACCTCCAAGTGTCTGCTGCTCAAGGCGCGCATGAGCGCCCCCAAGAACGCCCGCACGCTGGTGCGGCCGAATGAGCACGCGCTCGTGGACAACGATGGCCTCTACGACCCGGACTGCGACCCAGAGGGCCGCTTCAAGGCGCGCCAGTGCAACCAGACGTCGGTGTGCTGGTGCGTGAACTCGGTGGGCGTGCGGCGCACCGACAAGGGCGACCTGAGCTTGCGCTGCGATGAGCTGGTGCGCACCCACCACATCCTCATTGACCTGCGTCACCGCCCCACCGCCGGCGCCTTCAACCACTCGGACCTGGACGCGGAGCTGAGGCGGCTCTTCCGCGAGCGCTATCGGCTGCACCCCAAGTTTGTGGCGGCCGTGCACTACGAGCAGCCCACCATCCAGATCGAGCTGCGGCAGAACACGTCGCAGAAGGCCGCAGGTGACGTGGACATCGGTGATGCAGCCTACTACTTCGAGAGGGACGTCAAGGGCGAGTCTCTATTCCAGGGCCGCGGCGGCCTGGACTTGCGCGTGCGCGGAGAGCCCCTGCAGGTGGAGCGCACGCTCATCTATTACCTGGACGAGATTCCCCCGAAGTTCTCCATGAAGCGCCTCACCGCCGGCCTCATCGCCGTCatcgtggtggtggtggtggccctCGTCGCCGGCGTGGCCGTCCTGGTGATCACTAACCGGAGAAAGTCGGGGAAGTACAAGAAGGTGGAGATCAAGGAACTGGGGGAGTTGAGAAAGGAACCGAGTTTATAG